One region of Acanthopagrus latus isolate v.2019 chromosome 24, fAcaLat1.1, whole genome shotgun sequence genomic DNA includes:
- the LOC119015596 gene encoding adenosine receptor A1-like, protein MNVTGSCTAEMPSGYIPSFKGIYIASELIIALLAIIGNSLVCLAVICNKKLRTVTNYFLVSLAVADTLVGLVGIPCAVLTDLGRPRHNMPLCLVLLCMLMVLTQSSILSMLAVALERYMAILLPFQYERVMSPRNANLALLVTWCLAVLSGSVPLMDPQRQPADSNYCIFTCVVDMTYLVYFNFFCCFLVPLVAMSIIYGHIFLTVLHQIRRINLVRGTSVSEETVVGSGSSGMEDSGSSAAMGTSGVRADMRTRKESGIGSLIDTETTAVFTKTGPRVSTTGSISSSAPADPHLGESTKAKSNFQELRKATSLLLVLFLFMVCWMPIHVINSVLLLCPQCKVPMSLTLAAIMLSHANSALNPIVYTYRMRLFRHTLMGIWKGLWSLRSKRQTLEGH, encoded by the exons ATGAACGTGACTGGAAGCTGCACGGCGGAGATGCCGTCCGGGTACATACCTAGCTTTAAAGGGATCTACATCGCATCTGAGCTCATCATCGCCTTGCTGGCCATCATAGGCAACTCCCTGGTTTGTCTGGCTGTCATCTGCAACAAGAAGCTCCGCACCGTCACCAACTACTTCCTG GTGTCGCTGGCAGTGGCGGACACCCTGGTGGGACTGGTGGGCATCCCCTGTGCGGTGCTGACAGACCTGGGTCGACCTCGCCACAACATGCCCCTGTGCCTGGTGCTGCTCTGCATGCTGATGGTGCTCACACAG AGCTCCATCCTGAGCATGTTAGCGGTGGCACTCGAGCGGTACATGGCCATCCTCCTGCCCTTCCAGTACGAGCGCGTCATGAGCCCCAGGAACGCCAACCTGGCCCTGCTGGTCACCTGGTGCCTGGCGGTTCTCTCCGGCTCCGTGCCCCTCATGGACCCACAGAGACAACCAGCAGACTCCAA CTACTGTATCTTCACCTGCGTGGTGGACATGACCTACTTGGTCTACTTCaacttcttctgctgcttcctgGTGCCGCTGGTGGCCATGAGCATCATCTATGGACACATCTTTCTCACCGTTCTACACCAAATCAGACGCATCAACCTGGTCAGGGGGACGTCAGTAAGCGAGGAGACGGTTGTTGGTAGCGGGAGCTCTGGGATGGAGGACAGCGGGAGCTCAGCCGCCATGGGAACATCTGGAGTCAGGGCAGACATGAGGACGAGAAAAGAGTCTGGCATCGGCTCTCTTATTGACACCGAGACAACTGCTGTCTTCACAAAGACAGGACCCAGGGTCTCCACAACCGGATCCATCAGCAGCTCTGCCCCTGCTGACCCTCATCTGGGAGAGTCCACCAAGGCCAAATCCAACTTTCAGGAGCTGCGTAAagccacctccctcctcctggtCCTGTTTCTCTTCATGGTGTGCTGGATGCCCATCCACGTCATCAACAGCGTCCTGCTGCTCTGCCCGCAGTGTAAGGTGCCCATGTCGCTCACACTGGCGGCCATCATGCTCTCCCACGCCAACTCGGCCCTCAACCCGATCGTGTACACGTACAGGATGAGGTTGTTCCGACACACTCTGATGGGGATATGGAAAGGACTGTGGAGCCTCCGGTCAAAACGTCAAACGCTGGAGGGTCACTAg
- the gtf3c3 gene encoding general transcription factor 3C polypeptide 3 isoform X1 encodes MSGFSAELIDYLEGRITFEEFDKRRDERRAKVPESEETEVSAEGVEEEEDAQPSTSAQIPGIKDDGVSPGVQLAFASMLGETLRPPSSEEEAEEEEEEDSMSYVDDEDDEDYKVEEEGEAKVDVEVEVGVKKQRRRGKGGGGGWRGRGHRKRREENEEDEEDPSVGDVFALEMELNRENKKMMRERRHRSKLPRALRGLMGEANIRYARGEKEDAIMMCMEIIRQAPLAYEPFSTLAMIYEDDEDMEKALQFGLIAAHLNPSDGEEWIRLAEMSLEQDNIRQAILCYTKAIKYNPTNVRYLWERSSLHMRLGEHKHCMDGYRRILSLLPMEDGEHFMQLSKDMAKSYYESSDLTSALGVIEDALLRHPSLVSDDFINMAAELYIASRQYNKALEVLVQFTGLLLIRDEAAAEVVEPKQEEREAESTTEEEEEKKSDEETKSETVEETAAEQKGEIKDVQVPDSVPVDLRAKLMVCLIHLHVFTPLEGLVSTLMEQSAEEIGDLYLDVAEAYLEEGEYMTALPLLSALVISEKYNLAVVWLRHAECLKALGHMEVAAESYTKVVEMAPLHLEARLSLATLQQQLGRPECALKALESMYDSETLAQDSSAAQKELKLLLHRSTLLKTQGRIQDYLDSTITMISMLLKVAMQRAKVCVRSVIVSGENHLRLVKVKDMQTEIDDQEAAYLDNTGKTNVLSKEDWWQLLVSCVLTLCDVQRYEEAELMVESAMEFYSFYDNKPRRKEMEFIGLSATILDRNHYNAYNYIRLMLMEKVDLPQLWNIFNQLTITSHHQRHHRFCLRLLLKHPENHALCVLCGHNAMVSGSFKHALGQYVQAFQTHPDNPLYSLCVGLTFFHMASQKYVAKRHALVLQGFSFLWRYMELRGECQESMYNLGRALHQMGLTHLAIHYYQKALTIPAPKLEGMPDDQVDLQREIAFNLSLIYQASGNMGMARQLINTHCVI; translated from the exons ATGTCTGGTTTCAGCGCTGAGCTGATAGACTACCTGGAGGGGAGGATTACCTTTGAGGAGTTTGACAAGCGGAGGGACGAGAGGAGAGCCAAGGTACCG GAGtcggaggagacagaggtgtcagctgaaggtgtggaggaggaggaggatgctcAGCCCTCCACCTCTGCACAGATCCCCGGGATCAAAG ATGACGGTGTCAGCCCGGGTGTCCAGCTGGCCTTCGCCTCCATGCTGGGAGAAACCCTACGACCGCCAtcctcagaggaggaggcggaggaagaagaagaggaggacagtaTGAGCTATGTGGACGACGAAGACGATGAGGACTACAaggtggaagaggagggggaggcaaaGGTGGACGTGGAGGTAGAGGTGGGGGTGAAGAAGCAGAGGCGCCGGGGGAAAGGCGGAGGTGGGggctggagagggagggggcacaggaagaggagggaggagaatgaggaggatgaggaggatccCTCGGTGGGGGACGTGTTTGCGCTGGAGATGGAGCTGAACCGAGAGAACAAGAAGATGATGAGG GAGCGGCGTCATCGCAGCAAGCTGCCCCGAGCTCTCCGAGGCCTGATGGGCGAAGCCAACATCCGCTACGCccgaggagagaaggaggacgCCATCATGATGTGCATGGAGATCATCAGACAAG CTCCTCTGGCCTACGAGCCGTTCTCCACGCTGGCGATGATCTACGAGGACGATGAGGACATGGAAAAGGCGCTGCAGTTCGGCCTCATTGCCGCCCACCTGAACCCGTCCGACGGCGAGGAGTGGATCAGGCTGGCAGAGATGAGCCTGGAGCAGGACAACATCCGGCAGGCCATCCTCTGCTACACCAAAG CCATCAAGTACAACCCCACCAACGTGCGCTACCTGTGGGAGCGCTCCAGCCTCCACATGCGTCTGGGCGAGCACAAGCACTGCATGGATGGCTACCGCAGGATCCTGTCGCTGCTGCCGATGGAGGACGGCGAGCACTTCATGCAGCTGTCCAAGGACATGGCCAA GAGTTACTACGAGAGCAGCGACCTGACCTCGGCTCTGGGTGTCATCGAGGACGCCCTGCTGCGACACCCGAGCCTGGTCAGCGATGACTTCATCAACATGGCGGCTGAGCTCTACATCGCCAGCCGCCAGTACAACAAGGCTCTGGAG gTGTTGGTCCAGTTTACAGGTTTGCTTTTGATCAGGGACGAGGCCGCAGCAGAAGTCGTGGAAccgaaacaggaagagagggaggcagaaagcacgactgaggaggaggaggagaagaagagcgaCGAAGAGACAAAGTCTGAGACTGTAGAGGAAACAGCAGCCGAGCAGAAAG gtGAAATTAAGGATGTACAGGTACCAGACAGCGTCCCAGTGGACCTGAGGGCCAAGCTGATGGTCTGCCTCATTCACCTGCATGTCTTCACGCCCCTGGAG GGGCTGGTGTCGACTCTGATGGAGCAGAGCGCCGAGGAGATCGGGGACTTGTACCTGGACGTGGCCGAGGCCTACCTGGAGGAGGGCGAGTACATGACCGCCCTGCCGCTGCTGTCGGCCCTCGTCATATCCGAAAAGTACAACCTGGCTGTCGTGTGGCTCCGACATGCTG AGTGTCTGAAGGCGCTGGGCCACATGGAGGTGGCAGCAGAAAGCTACACCAAGGTGGTGGAGATGGCCCCGCTGCACCTGGAGGCTCGACTGTCCCTGGccaccctgcagcagcagctgggccGGCCCGAGTGCGCGCTCAAGGCGCTGGAGTCCATGTACGACAGCGAGACGCTGGCGCAGGACTCGTCAGCAGCACAGAAG gagttaaagctgctgctgcaccgcTCCACTCTGCTGAAGACTCAGGGACGGATCCAGGACTACCTGGACTCCACCATCACAATGATCTCCATGCTGCTGAAg GTAGCCATGCAGCGagcaaaggtgtgtgtgcgctccGTGATCGTGTCAGGCGAGAACCACCTGCGGCTGGTGAAGGTCaaagacatgcagacagaaatTGATGACCAGGAGGCTGCCTATCTGGACAACACTG GTAAAACCAACGTCCTGTCCAAGGAGGACTGGTGGCAGCTGCTGGTGAGCTGCGTGCTGACGCTGTGTGACGTGCAGCGTTACGAGGAGGCCGAGCTGATGGTGGAGTCCGCCATGGAGTTCTACTCCTTCTACGACAACAAGCCCCGGAGGAAGGAGATGGAGTTCATCGGCCTGTCCGCCACCATCCTCGACCGCAACCACTACAATGCCTACAACTACATCAG ATTAATGCTGATGGAAAAGGTGGATCTGCCTCAGCTTTGGAACATTTTCAACCAG CTGACGATCACCTCCCACCACCAGCGTCATCACCGCTTCTGTCTGCGCCTGCTgctgaaacatcctgaaaacCACGCCTTGTGTGTCCTCTGCGGACACAACGCCATGGTGTCAGGGAGCTTCAAACACGCTCTGG GCCAGTATGTTCAGGCCTTCCAGACTCACCCGGACAACCCGCTTTACAGCCTGTGCGTGGGTCTCACCTTCTTCCACATGGCGTCGCAGAAGTACGTCGCCAAGCGACATGCGCTGGTGCTGCAG ggctTCTCCTTCCTGTGGCGGTACATGGAGCTGCGTGGAGAGTGTCAGGAGAGCATGTACAACCTGGGCAGAGCGCTGCACCAGATGGGCCTCACACACTTGGCCATACATTACTACCAGAAGGCGCTCACGATACCCGCACCAAAGCTGGAG GGCATGCCGGACGATCAGGTGGATCTGCAGAGGGAGATCGCCTTCAACCTCTCCCTCATCTACCAGGCCAGCGGGAACATGGGGATGGCCCGGCAgctcatcaacacacactgtgtcattTGA
- the gtf3c3 gene encoding general transcription factor 3C polypeptide 3 isoform X2 has translation MSGFSAELIDYLEGRITFEEFDKRRDERRAKESEETEVSAEGVEEEEDAQPSTSAQIPGIKDDGVSPGVQLAFASMLGETLRPPSSEEEAEEEEEEDSMSYVDDEDDEDYKVEEEGEAKVDVEVEVGVKKQRRRGKGGGGGWRGRGHRKRREENEEDEEDPSVGDVFALEMELNRENKKMMRERRHRSKLPRALRGLMGEANIRYARGEKEDAIMMCMEIIRQAPLAYEPFSTLAMIYEDDEDMEKALQFGLIAAHLNPSDGEEWIRLAEMSLEQDNIRQAILCYTKAIKYNPTNVRYLWERSSLHMRLGEHKHCMDGYRRILSLLPMEDGEHFMQLSKDMAKSYYESSDLTSALGVIEDALLRHPSLVSDDFINMAAELYIASRQYNKALEVLVQFTGLLLIRDEAAAEVVEPKQEEREAESTTEEEEEKKSDEETKSETVEETAAEQKGEIKDVQVPDSVPVDLRAKLMVCLIHLHVFTPLEGLVSTLMEQSAEEIGDLYLDVAEAYLEEGEYMTALPLLSALVISEKYNLAVVWLRHAECLKALGHMEVAAESYTKVVEMAPLHLEARLSLATLQQQLGRPECALKALESMYDSETLAQDSSAAQKELKLLLHRSTLLKTQGRIQDYLDSTITMISMLLKVAMQRAKVCVRSVIVSGENHLRLVKVKDMQTEIDDQEAAYLDNTGKTNVLSKEDWWQLLVSCVLTLCDVQRYEEAELMVESAMEFYSFYDNKPRRKEMEFIGLSATILDRNHYNAYNYIRLMLMEKVDLPQLWNIFNQLTITSHHQRHHRFCLRLLLKHPENHALCVLCGHNAMVSGSFKHALGQYVQAFQTHPDNPLYSLCVGLTFFHMASQKYVAKRHALVLQGFSFLWRYMELRGECQESMYNLGRALHQMGLTHLAIHYYQKALTIPAPKLEGMPDDQVDLQREIAFNLSLIYQASGNMGMARQLINTHCVI, from the exons ATGTCTGGTTTCAGCGCTGAGCTGATAGACTACCTGGAGGGGAGGATTACCTTTGAGGAGTTTGACAAGCGGAGGGACGAGAGGAGAGCCAAG GAGtcggaggagacagaggtgtcagctgaaggtgtggaggaggaggaggatgctcAGCCCTCCACCTCTGCACAGATCCCCGGGATCAAAG ATGACGGTGTCAGCCCGGGTGTCCAGCTGGCCTTCGCCTCCATGCTGGGAGAAACCCTACGACCGCCAtcctcagaggaggaggcggaggaagaagaagaggaggacagtaTGAGCTATGTGGACGACGAAGACGATGAGGACTACAaggtggaagaggagggggaggcaaaGGTGGACGTGGAGGTAGAGGTGGGGGTGAAGAAGCAGAGGCGCCGGGGGAAAGGCGGAGGTGGGggctggagagggagggggcacaggaagaggagggaggagaatgaggaggatgaggaggatccCTCGGTGGGGGACGTGTTTGCGCTGGAGATGGAGCTGAACCGAGAGAACAAGAAGATGATGAGG GAGCGGCGTCATCGCAGCAAGCTGCCCCGAGCTCTCCGAGGCCTGATGGGCGAAGCCAACATCCGCTACGCccgaggagagaaggaggacgCCATCATGATGTGCATGGAGATCATCAGACAAG CTCCTCTGGCCTACGAGCCGTTCTCCACGCTGGCGATGATCTACGAGGACGATGAGGACATGGAAAAGGCGCTGCAGTTCGGCCTCATTGCCGCCCACCTGAACCCGTCCGACGGCGAGGAGTGGATCAGGCTGGCAGAGATGAGCCTGGAGCAGGACAACATCCGGCAGGCCATCCTCTGCTACACCAAAG CCATCAAGTACAACCCCACCAACGTGCGCTACCTGTGGGAGCGCTCCAGCCTCCACATGCGTCTGGGCGAGCACAAGCACTGCATGGATGGCTACCGCAGGATCCTGTCGCTGCTGCCGATGGAGGACGGCGAGCACTTCATGCAGCTGTCCAAGGACATGGCCAA GAGTTACTACGAGAGCAGCGACCTGACCTCGGCTCTGGGTGTCATCGAGGACGCCCTGCTGCGACACCCGAGCCTGGTCAGCGATGACTTCATCAACATGGCGGCTGAGCTCTACATCGCCAGCCGCCAGTACAACAAGGCTCTGGAG gTGTTGGTCCAGTTTACAGGTTTGCTTTTGATCAGGGACGAGGCCGCAGCAGAAGTCGTGGAAccgaaacaggaagagagggaggcagaaagcacgactgaggaggaggaggagaagaagagcgaCGAAGAGACAAAGTCTGAGACTGTAGAGGAAACAGCAGCCGAGCAGAAAG gtGAAATTAAGGATGTACAGGTACCAGACAGCGTCCCAGTGGACCTGAGGGCCAAGCTGATGGTCTGCCTCATTCACCTGCATGTCTTCACGCCCCTGGAG GGGCTGGTGTCGACTCTGATGGAGCAGAGCGCCGAGGAGATCGGGGACTTGTACCTGGACGTGGCCGAGGCCTACCTGGAGGAGGGCGAGTACATGACCGCCCTGCCGCTGCTGTCGGCCCTCGTCATATCCGAAAAGTACAACCTGGCTGTCGTGTGGCTCCGACATGCTG AGTGTCTGAAGGCGCTGGGCCACATGGAGGTGGCAGCAGAAAGCTACACCAAGGTGGTGGAGATGGCCCCGCTGCACCTGGAGGCTCGACTGTCCCTGGccaccctgcagcagcagctgggccGGCCCGAGTGCGCGCTCAAGGCGCTGGAGTCCATGTACGACAGCGAGACGCTGGCGCAGGACTCGTCAGCAGCACAGAAG gagttaaagctgctgctgcaccgcTCCACTCTGCTGAAGACTCAGGGACGGATCCAGGACTACCTGGACTCCACCATCACAATGATCTCCATGCTGCTGAAg GTAGCCATGCAGCGagcaaaggtgtgtgtgcgctccGTGATCGTGTCAGGCGAGAACCACCTGCGGCTGGTGAAGGTCaaagacatgcagacagaaatTGATGACCAGGAGGCTGCCTATCTGGACAACACTG GTAAAACCAACGTCCTGTCCAAGGAGGACTGGTGGCAGCTGCTGGTGAGCTGCGTGCTGACGCTGTGTGACGTGCAGCGTTACGAGGAGGCCGAGCTGATGGTGGAGTCCGCCATGGAGTTCTACTCCTTCTACGACAACAAGCCCCGGAGGAAGGAGATGGAGTTCATCGGCCTGTCCGCCACCATCCTCGACCGCAACCACTACAATGCCTACAACTACATCAG ATTAATGCTGATGGAAAAGGTGGATCTGCCTCAGCTTTGGAACATTTTCAACCAG CTGACGATCACCTCCCACCACCAGCGTCATCACCGCTTCTGTCTGCGCCTGCTgctgaaacatcctgaaaacCACGCCTTGTGTGTCCTCTGCGGACACAACGCCATGGTGTCAGGGAGCTTCAAACACGCTCTGG GCCAGTATGTTCAGGCCTTCCAGACTCACCCGGACAACCCGCTTTACAGCCTGTGCGTGGGTCTCACCTTCTTCCACATGGCGTCGCAGAAGTACGTCGCCAAGCGACATGCGCTGGTGCTGCAG ggctTCTCCTTCCTGTGGCGGTACATGGAGCTGCGTGGAGAGTGTCAGGAGAGCATGTACAACCTGGGCAGAGCGCTGCACCAGATGGGCCTCACACACTTGGCCATACATTACTACCAGAAGGCGCTCACGATACCCGCACCAAAGCTGGAG GGCATGCCGGACGATCAGGTGGATCTGCAGAGGGAGATCGCCTTCAACCTCTCCCTCATCTACCAGGCCAGCGGGAACATGGGGATGGCCCGGCAgctcatcaacacacactgtgtcattTGA